Below is a genomic region from Chitinophagaceae bacterium.
AATGGAGATAGTTCCTTGTGGTATTATTCCTATTATGAACAAGTGAGTGATGATTGCTCCTTTCATAAGACCTATTCCTAATATGGCTCCTATCCATGATGTTGCTTTTGGAATAAGGAGTACAGCGGCTACAAGTTCCATAATAGCTGTAAAGTATCTTATAAAGCTTTCTTTATCTGGGTTTCCAAAAGCGAACTCGGATACTTTTCCAAAAATATAACGCGATTCATCTGCCCCACTCATTTTAAAAAATAATGTTTGTAAAAATATTATAGCACAAATTACACTAAGTATAAAAAGTTTGTATTTTTCAAAAAAATTCTTCATTTTTTTTATTTTATGTGTAAAAATTATATTTGATGATGGTAATTAATAATAGTAGTATGATTGCTGAGTATTTTATTTTTGTATAATAAAAATAATTTCAGAAATATGTGATTATTATGTTTTTTCTATTGTGTTTTTATAAGAAAAAAACTTTTTTACATAAAAAAATATATCGTCTGTATGATATAATTTTTTTTGTTTGATTATTGATTCTATAAATTTTATATCGTTGGGGTTAGTAAATATTTTATGGGGTAGGTGTATAATATGAAGAGGGCTAAAAAATAGTATAAAGCTGTCTTTCGTTACAATGGTCCGTTGAATTTCATTCCATTTGAGAGATGTTCCTTCTTTAATATTATACTTTATTATAATTTGCTGGCTGTTTATTTCATATGATACTTTTTCAAACCATTTTTTCAAACGATTAAATTTAGGTTTATCTAAGTGAGGTATTGCTAATAGTTGGAGGTACCAGAATAGATGGTATATAATGAGTAGAATAGTAGATACTATGGACCACCACCAGGAGGGTAGTATTATGCAGGGGAGGTTTAGAAATATATATATAAGATTTACCCACCAAAATTTTATAAATATATTTTTGAAAGTTATTTTTACGAAAATTGAATTTGGTAGTTGGTATTTTTTTGTTTTTATAATCATTTGTATTTTGGAAAATGGATATATGAGTGTAGATTTTATTTTTGAAAAGTAATTTAGTAATATTAACACATTAATTGCAATATCATTATAAAATGATGGTAATATTTTTTTGTTTTTAAATTATTTTGAAAAATAACAATAATTTTATGAGTACCTGCGATTACTGAGTGTCGTATAAAAAATTTCTGTAGATATGGTGGTAAACCAGTGGGGAATATAGATATATTGTAGGGAATTCAAAAGAGAAAGCACACTCTTGTTATACTCCGAAGGGGTAAAATGCTATTCACATCATACATGTTAAATATCCTACATAACCCATGCTATATTGTTATCCAAAAAGCTGTGATTGTCTATTCTTTTTATTTAAGAGGGGTTCTAAAAATTCAAATCCTAAAAACTGTATCCCTTAAAAATCAATTTTTAGAACCCACCTTATGTTTGTATCTTTTATGTTTCTAAAATAATGGAAGAGCCGAATGGCATTAATGAAAGTTTTGCCATTTTAAACCATTGTAACCCAAAAGGGATACCTATAATGGTAATACAAAATAATATTCCCAATAAAAAAGAAAGGATAGAAGTTTTTAGTCCACCAAAAACGAGCCAAAGAATGTTCAACAACAAAGATGTGCTACTATTATCATATTCTATTCTTTTACCGAAAGGAAAAAATAAAAGAGAGCTAAACTTGAAACACTGAATTCCTATGGGGATTCCTATAATAGTTATGCACCAAATAATACCTATACCAAACCACAGCAAACCTAATATTGCTCCTCCAAGTATAAACCAAATTATGTTTAATACAATTTTCATACTATTTTTGTATATTTTCTGGGGTAGTTCTAAAATAAAAATCGATTTATAATTTTGAATTATTTCGATTTCATATATGTAAAAAATAGATAACCATATACATATTGCAAAAAACAGAAAACTTTTTACTTTTTTTCACAACAGATCTTATGTATTATCCAGTATTTTAAAAATAATTTTATAAAATAGTTTTTTTTTTAACTTACCATAAATATTTTTCTTAATTCTATGAGGGTGTCCGAAAAATTCTTTTTACACAAATACTTAATTTTAAACCTATTGATAATCAAAGAGTTACAAAACTACAAACGTGCTAAAAGCAACTTTTCGGACACCTTCATTAATGTTGTTCTCATTTTTTTAAGGTGGGTTCTAAAAATTGATTTCTTCAAAAAAAGTAGAGGTGTAGTGCATTACGTCTCTACTATTGATTTTTAAGGGATATATTTTTAGGATTTGAATTTTTAGAGCTTCCTTTCAAATAAGTTTTTACAAGAAGTGATCTCGGAAAGATTCGAACCTTCGACCTACTGCTTAGAAGGCAGTTGCTCTATCCAGCTGAGCTACGAGACCATTATATAAATAATTTTATTTATAGATAATGAGGGTGCGAAAAGTTTTTTTTGCGCAAATATTTAATTTAACTCTATTGATAATCAAAGTGTTACAAAACTACAAAGGTGCCAAGAGCTACTTTTCGGACACTCTCATTAATTATTGTTGGGTATATAAAAGCGGAGAGACCGAGATTCGAACTCGGGGTACCAATTGCTTGGTACCGCAGTTTAGCAAACTGCTGGTATCGGCCACTCACCCACCTCTCCTTTTTTAATTTCTGGAACTATTTGCATAATAGTATTTTGAAAAGAACTATTCCAAATAAAAGAATTTTTATCTATCAAAAATGATTATTTTTGTAAAAAAATGGTTATTTTTGGAATAAAAATGCGATTTTAGTGCAAAAATAGGATATATCTTTTGCAAATACTTTTTTTTATCTTTTATTTTCTAAAATAGAATGGATAATACGTATTCTCCACCTTATACAGGCTATCCAAAAACCGAGCATGGTCCATCCTATAACTGCTGTATAAAAAACTTTTCGTAAGTTATTATCCAAATCGTAAGCGTTAAATCCAGGATTTCCTCCGTTACCAGGGTGGAGAGAATCGGACATACGGGGAAGTATAAATAGTAATGGTATCAGTATAGAAAAAGCAAATATATTGTAAACACTACTCGTTCTTGCTTTCAAAGATTCATCTGTTAATGATCCTCGCAAAACAAAATAAGCGGCATATATTAAAAGACTGATTGCGGAAGCGTTTTGTTTCGGGTCGTTGCTCCACATTTCTCCCCATGTATATTTTGCCCAAAACATGCCTGTAATTACCCCTAAAATTCCGAATATAAATCCTACATTTGCAAGCTCTACAGAAAGATAGTCATATTTTTTTTGAAGGGTAGATATATATTTTATAGCATAAAAAACCGATGCTAAGAATAGAAATATCATTCCAAACCACATGGGTACATGAAAATGAAGTATCCTGATAGTTTCATTGAGTATTGGTAATCTTGGTACAGGCATTAATAGTCCAGCGATACATGTATATACTAAGAGGGAAAAAGTGGTTCCTTTCCATATTTTTGTGTTTACATATTTTTCGATAAAAGTTTTATTAGTGTTTATCATAATAGTAATAGTATTTTGGTGTTGAAGCATTAGAAATGAGTTATAAAAAATGGAAGTGGGTTTAGAAAGTAAATCTATACCCTACTTTGACAGCGAATATTGTGGCATTGGGGTATTCTTCAGTATTTATGTATGTTAACCTATGGAGTGCTATTATGCGGAAGAATTTGAATATATTTTCTACTCCGTATCCTATTTCTATGTATGGTTTTATGTTGAAGGTTTTGAGGTTTACGGAGATGTCTTTATTAACTTTGGTAAGTTCAAAGTTTTCAGGGGCTATATGTCCAAGGATGATATTGGTAACGAATATGAGCCGTATTCCTGTTTTTTTGATGAGAGGTATGCTATTCACAAATAGTCCTTCGAAGGAATGGTACCATCGAAGTGCGATGTATTTATCATTGATAAATTCGAAGTTACTCATAAGGTTATTACCGTAGGAGAAGTAGAGATAAGGGCTTGGGCTTCCGAGTTGTATTTTTAATAAGGGATAGGGTAATTTGTTAGGTATCCATGTAGCATTTACTTCAAAGAAGCTGAGTCCTAATACTCCCATTTTTTGTCTTTTTTCGAGTTTAAAAGAGAATTTATGGTAATTAAAAGTGCTTCCTAGTATTTTTAATCCTACGGAATATGCAAAAGTAATCACAGCTCTTGGGCTGGTGCTGATACTGTTTATATTAGTTCTTATTCTATTTCCATTAGAAATAAGAGCATCGTCTAAGCCGAAGGTTATTTGAGCATTTAATTCGCTGATAGATATTTGAGAATAGCGAGTTGTGGTGGTATTGGTATCGGATATGATAGTTTTAGTATATTGAAAGTTGTTAGAAGAATGGGGGTTCAGGTATTCATAAGTATAATCAAATTTTATTTGCTTTCCTTTTCCTAAGAATCGGAGGTATGTTAGTTGGTTTGATTCTTTATAAAATGGTTTGACGAGAGTTCCTGATTTTGAGAAAGTATAAAATAAGTCTGTAAAATCTATATTTTCACGTAAAGCCCATATATGTTGTATGTCTTTGGAGTGTATAAAAGAAATTTCACTCCATGGGTTTCTATTAAAAATATATCTTATTTGTCCTCTGTATTTAATCTCACTATCTAAAAAACCGTATGCTATATTTGCGGAGAATTCCCATTTTCGTGAGAAATTAAAACTGGTTCTTCCTCCAAATCCTATCCTGATACCTTCTATATTATTGTATGCAGCAGTATAAGAAACGGGTCCTATATCGAAGTTTTTATGAATATTTATGTATCCTGTAGAGAGACCTCTCAGTATTTCAGTATATGTTCTTACTATGGGAATTTGTACGAGGGTATCTACCATTTTATAGACGTTTTTTTCTTCTTTGGTAAGGGTGTCGTATCGGGATTTTTCCCAATATTGTTTGTTATCTTCGTGGGATGTATCAGCTTGTACTACTCTTCGTTGGTAAAAGTTATCGGGATGTGGTTTATTTACTACAAAGTTTTTAGATACTACGTAGAATTTTCCTACCATACTTGCTGTATTTGCTGAAACTTCGCTCATATCTACGAGGACTCTTGTTTTAGATGGTAGCCAAGCTCCATCGTTTGTAGTGGGTTGGAGTTCTTGTTGGATTTTTATTTTATCTATAAAGTTGATATTTGCTGATGGGTCTACATTTGCATCTATTTGTTTGAGAGCGAATGTATGTTTATCTATCCATATAGTTCCTCTAAAAGCGAGGTCGCTTTCTCTTTTAGGGTAATATTCTATTTTATAGCAAGAGGTATTATCTACTATAGCAGTGGTGTCGGAGAGTTCGTAGTCGTAGTAGAATTTCCAGCTGTCTGCTATGGGAGATACGAATTCTTTATTTACGATATTTACCCAATTTTGGTAGAAGTTATAGTCTTGAAAAGAAGCACCTATCATTTGGTTTATTGGTGATCCTTCGTTTACACCTGGTCCGGAGGCGTGATTTTTTAAGATGTATTCGTATTGGAGGAGTGGATTTTTTTTATAGTGATATTTAGATATTGTTTCAGAGAAAAATACGGGCAGTATTGCGGATCCTTTTTCATCTTTCATCTGTTGTATGCTATCCAGAACTTTTTTTATTTTGTTTACTATGGTTGTGTTTCCCAAACTTTGGGATATATTATTTAGGTCTAATTCTACTTTTGTATAAGAATCGTATTCATATGCGGAGAGGTTTCTTTTATCGTGTTTTTCTTTATTTTTAATGCTGTTTCGTATTATTTTAAAGGCGGGGTTTTCTTTTGCTTTAAAAACTATTTCTTTGAGGGCAATTATTTCTTCGGATAGTTCGAAATGAATAATTTGTTCTGTGCCGATAGTAATTTTTTTTGTTTTTTTCACATATCCTGTGTAAGAAGCGGTAAGAGAATCTTTTGGAAGAGGTTGAGTAGTTTTTAGGTAAAAATTTCCATCAAAATCTGTAGTGATTCCAATATTTGTATTTTGAAAAACAACATTTACAAAAGGGATGGGGTTTCCTGTTTTTGATTCTATTACTTTTCCTGTTACGGTAGTTGTTTTTTGAGCATAAAGGGAGGTGAGCGGAATGAACACTATAAAAAATAAAATGCGTTTCATATTTTTTGTATAACTAAAGTATTTTTTTGAGGATAAATTCTTTTATTATTATTTGATTTTTTCTTTCTAAAACGAGAATAATTTTTCTTTTGTTTTGGGATCGAAATAAAGTATTTATATATTCTATATTTTTATTTTGTAGGTTTACACCGTTAATATAGGTGATTATGTCTCCTATCATAATACCTGCTTCTTTGGCAGGGGATGCCTCTCTCACGTTTGTTACTACGTAGTTATTAAGGGTTTCACCTATTGCAATGATAGAGAGTCCACTCATATCATAATCAGTATGATAATTAGGATTGGTTCGTTTTTGGAGGTACAATTTTTTATGAGCATAATCTATTGCGAAATTAAAATGTGTCATAATTTCACTTCCGATAAGTCCTTTTCTTTTTGTTGATAGAGAGGTATCTATGTAGTCGGGTACAGAAGCGATGCTTTTTTTAAAACGGTAATGCTTCCATTTTATTTTTTTTACTCGACCTATTTTTCCGGGGATTTCACCGCCAAATCCTGTTCCTACTACATCTTTCATCCAGTCGGTTGGTATAGTAAAGTATTGGTTATTATTTTCTAACAGCAGTTGTTTATTAAACCCTATGTCTATCATAAAAGATGCTTTTTGTTTTTTTGATCCTATGGTAATAGTTGTTTCTATATGTGGTTTTTCATTTTCTAAATAAATGGGGATAGAGGTATAAAAAAAATTCTTTTTATAGGACTTTGGGTTATGAAGTGTGAGTATTTTTTGATCGTAATTTATATCTACCACAAAATACTGAAATATATCCGATCCTATAATTCCATGTATATGTATTCCTAAATGGTTATTGAGGTTCATATAATCTTGGTCTAATACTAAGGCTTGCGATCTCCATATTTCTACGTCTCCTATGCGAAAAGAAAATCCTGATATCACTCTTGCAAAGAGGGTATCTTGGCGACCAACGCCAAAAAAATAAATATGTTTTCCTAGTATTACGGGTAGATTCTGCACAAGCGAAGCATCAGATACCATGATATTTTTTACTCCTGTATCTAAAATAAAATTCTTTTCCTCGCCATCTGCTATAAGAACTTTTAATACTATCAGATTACTATGTAGTTCAAAAGGAATAGATACTGATTTCTTCCCTTGTGGTAAAAAAAAACCTATTTTTTGACTCCAAACAGTATGTGTAAAAAGTGTCAAAAAAATAAAGAGGACTCGCATTTTCTTATGGTATTAAAAATCTGATATAATACATATTTTATGGGCTTGTTTGTATTTCTTGTATGGTCGTTGTGTTATATCTTATATGCTTTATTTTCAATCGTTTCTATTTTACTATTAAATAAATCTGGTAATTTAGCTTGTTTTTGTTCCGTTGTAAAACTTTTTATTGGTGTTGAAATACTTACATTTGATTGTAAAATAATCGGTTGTTTGTCAATTTCTTCAGCTTTGGGTGGAATATAAAAATATTCTTTTAAATACTTCCAATCTTTATCTCTGATTGTTACAATTTTGTCAAGATAAAAACTAATCCAAAATTGTCCAACTTTTGAATTTGGTTCTTCTTGTTGCAATTTATTTTCTGTTATTTCCACATAAGTTTTATCAAGTTCCAATCCTATATAATTTCTACTTAATCGTTTGGCTGCTAAGGCTGTTGTTCCTGTTCCGTTAAAAGGGTCTAAAACAATATCGTTTTCGTCTGTTGTCATCAAGATTAGACGTTCTAATAAATGCAAAGGTAATTGGCAAGGATGGTCGTCTCTGTATTTATTATGTTTCATTCTGTGAATATCAGTCCAAACATCTGAAACCAAAGGACCAAAAGGGTGTAATAAACATTTTTTCCCGCCGTAATCTTTTGCTAAAAATGTTGATTTCCTTTCTCGTTTATGAGGATATCTAACTTCGTAAAACTTTAATTCTTTGGCATTTTTTGCATAAAATAAAATTCCGTAATGATTTGGTTGTAAGATTTTTCCCATTGGTGCTGTTGGTGCGTCCCAACTTATCCAATGCTTAAAATCTGCAATTGTATTCAAATGTGCAGCATAAAAAGTCAACCATTTTGGAATATTATGAACAAAAATTGAACCTGTTGGTTTTGTAATTCTTACCATTTCAGAAATCCATTTTTCGCACCAATTAATATATTCTTTAACTTGCAAACTATCTTTATATGAATTGTATCCTTTTTTTAGATTAAATGGTGGGTCTGCGAAAGTCATATCAATCGAATTGTCCGGAATATTTTTTAATAAATCCAAACAATCACCTTGTAATATTTTATTTATGTAGTTTTCAATCATTTCAATTCTTTTTTAAGAGTTTTCTTAAATCGTTCAATTTCGTTTTTGTGAAATGTGAAAACATCGTCATAAGCTGTTACCATTCGCATTAAATCTCCTTTACGAACATACCAACCAATTCCGTCAACAAAACCAATAAATTTTGCTTTCGGATAATATTTTGTAATTAAGTTTTTTATACTTCCTTCGGTTTTAGATTTATCTCCTTGTCCCGATGAAGTAGTTACAAGAAATAAGCTTTCAATTATTATTTTTGGTTTTTCTTTTGATGGAATAATAAAATCCATCGTTCGTTTTGCAACTTTTTCTTTTGCAAAAAGTTCGTCTAAATCACCTTTTTCAAAAGGAATTTTTAAGTCTTTTAAAATTGTAGCAATGTAAAATTCAGGATTATTTTCTGTTTTTCCCGAATAAGAATCTTTTTCTTTGTATCTTACAAGTGTATCAATCAGTGCAGGAATTTCAAATTTTAGTTTTGAAATACTCAATTTTTTGAGTTCAAAAAGTGGTAAGGTTTGTGCCAAAAATGGAATTGTTGAACCTTCAAAAAACAAATTTACAATACCTTTGCGAAAAAAAGTATTATCTTTTATAAGTTTTGTAATTCTGCTATCTCCCCATTCAGATATTTCTTCAATTTCCTGTTTATCAGTCCATTTTTCTTTAAAAAGCAATTTAGACAATTCTTTGTTATCTGCTACTCTCACAACTGTAATTAAGCATTTTAAACTTTCGTTTGCAAAACCTGTTAAAGAAAGTATTTTTCTCAATTACAGTGCTGAATTTAAATTGATTAATATTTTCTGTTTTTTTCACTTTTTATTATTTTTATTGTTCAAGTATTTTGCAAATTTAATCATTTTATTGTAAATGTCAATATTAATCAATCTGTAAAGTTTTAATAGCATATAAGGTTATAATAAACAACCCATTTTTAGAACTCTTTATAATAATAGTAGATTTTTATATCACCGTTCTTTTATACCCAAATCAATTTGGATGAGAGTGTCCAAAAAGTCCTTTTTATATACATACAGCCCTTTTTTTGTTTGTATGTATAATAAAAAAAGGGCAGACCTGCGTGTCTGCCCCTGCATATACTTCATGATTTATAATTCTTTTTCCACCAATCTTTAAGCTGTTGCTGTTCGGTGGTACTGTTTTTGTTCTCCGTAAGAGAAAATTTCTTTTTATCTATTAACAGAGCAGGAGCAGAAAGTTTTACCTTCTTTTGTTTTCCCTTTATAATTCTTATTACTACAGCGGTTACTTTATCTCCGTCATGTGTTTTTGCTTGGTATTGAGCAATAATCTTTTCACCGTTGAGAGAATGTATTTTCATTCCATTTAGTTTATAGAGTATATCTCCTGCTTGATATCCCATTTGCAATCCGAATGCGTTTGCCTGAGAAACATCCGTTATTTTGATACCTGTATTCTTTGTATCAGACTCAAAAGATATATTTCCCATAGAAGCAACTTTTAGAACGGTATCTGTATAATGGTATCCTATTTTATGAAAAATTTCTTTGAGGGGGAGAGGGTTTTTTCCTTCTACATATTTTGTAAAAAAATCTCTTATTTCCGGAAAGGTAAGTGCAGTTATTTTATCAAATAAAATATCATCAGCGAAGGACTTATGTTTTCCATATTCTAAAGAAAGGTCCTGAAGTAATTTCATAACAGAATACTTTCCTTTTGAAAGTTCTCGCAGTTTCACATCTAAACATAATCCTATTAAAGCACCTTTTTGATACACATTTCCATACTCGTCTTTATATTCTTCTAAGCATTTTTGACTCATAACAGTAAAAGGGACAGTGTCATTATAGTTGTTTTTACTGTATTGGATTTTGTCTGTTATTTCTGCAAAATAATCTTGTTCGGTGAGAATATTATTACATATCTGGGCATGGGTAGCAAAATATTCTGTTACTCCTTCGTACATCCATAAATGTTTTGACATTTGAGGAGCAATAAAATTAAAATTTCCTATCTCTTCCGAATGGATATTGAGCGGTGTAATGATATGAAAAAACTCATGTGCGGCTATATCTCTAATAGATCTGGAGAGAGCAGTAGAGTCCTTTATTTCAGGGAAAGAATACACACTAGAATAAGAATGCTCTAATGCTCCATAAGATCCTGATTTTGAATGCCCAGGGAATATATGAATGATAAAGGCATATTTTTCTATGGGTAGAGTGCCTCCCATATAATTTTTTTGTGCATGTAAGACCTCCTGCACTTCTTTTGCAACGGAATGGGAGGATAAAAAATTATTTGGTGAAAATACAGAGATGAGAATAGAAGTTCCTCCCAATACAAAAGTAGTAGTATCAGGGATATTATACATCAGGGGTGCATCTACTAAAAAATTATAATTCTCTGCTTCAAAAATATCTATATATCCTTGTTTTTCTTTGAGAAGAAGAGAGGTGCTACCATAGAATTTTTCGGGATGCTCTACGGAAAGTTGATACGGTGTGTTCTTTTTTCCATCTATATATCCTATAAATCCGTGTGTATTGAGCAGAAAAAAAGTATCTTTTTGAATACTCGTTCCTGCGGGTTCAAAAATAACATTGTCTTTGTCTGTGTCATAGGAATCTTCTACCCAATACTCTATTGTCTTGAGTTGTTTTGCGTTTTTTATAAGCCATCTGTTTTCATCTAAAGAATCTACTTCTAAGGGTTTTCCAAGAGAATCGTACGCATAAAAAGATGATACAAATCGACCGAAGTCATAAATAGAATATGTTCCTGGAACTATTTTAGGAATATGATATTCTACTTCATTTTTTGATATTGGAGGGGGTTGTATTCGCACCTGTATCTGATCATTTTTTACTTTGTTCAGATTAATATATACTTTATAGCCCTCTTGTGCTTGTAGATTTTGAAAGCAGAGAGCGGCAATCATAAAAAAAATAATAGTTCTGTTCATTTGTTACTTTGTATAAGTGAATAAAATTATTTTGTTGATTTTGATATTATATAAAAAGAGAGTGAAAATTTATAATGGTTGCACATATTTTTTATAATGATTAAAGATGTTTATTTTCCCCATATATAGAGATATACTATTCGGGAATATCTATAGTTAAAAGGTGAAAGCAATAGTATGATGAGAGTTATAGTAATTATGTAGTCCCAGTTGCTTGGAGAATGAAAGAATAAAAACACCATACAACTGCTTGCAAAAGCTATTGCTACTGAAAACATATAACTTATATACATTGCTCCGTAGTAAAAGCCAGGTTCGGGTTCAAAGGTATAATTGCAAACAGCACATTTGGTGTTTGTCATAAAAAACTTTTTAGTAAAAATGTAATTTGCAAAAAAAATATTTCCTTTTTTGCAAGAAGGACATTTTCCTTTTATAAATGCAGTGTATATGTTCATTATTCTTTTTTATTGAGATTAACATTATAATTTATTTGTAAAAGAGCGCCTGTATTGTGTTCTGCTAAAGTGCCTGCGGGTTGTTTTATGAGTAATTGATGGAGAACACCCACTTGAATAGAAAAATCTTTTGTAAATTGATACCCAGTTCCTACAAAAATTCTATTTTGATCGG
It encodes:
- a CDS encoding YcxB family protein; the protein is MIIKTKKYQLPNSIFVKITFKNIFIKFWWVNLIYIFLNLPCIILPSWWWSIVSTILLIIYHLFWYLQLLAIPHLDKPKFNRLKKWFEKVSYEINSQQIIIKYNIKEGTSLKWNEIQRTIVTKDSFILFFSPLHIIHLPHKIFTNPNDIKFIESIIKQKKLYHTDDIFFYVKKFFSYKNTIEKT
- a CDS encoding PDZ domain-containing protein, with the translated sequence MRVLFIFLTLFTHTVWSQKIGFFLPQGKKSVSIPFELHSNLIVLKVLIADGEEKNFILDTGVKNIMVSDASLVQNLPVILGKHIYFFGVGRQDTLFARVISGFSFRIGDVEIWRSQALVLDQDYMNLNNHLGIHIHGIIGSDIFQYFVVDINYDQKILTLHNPKSYKKNFFYTSIPIYLENEKPHIETTITIGSKKQKASFMIDIGFNKQLLLENNNQYFTIPTDWMKDVVGTGFGGEIPGKIGRVKKIKWKHYRFKKSIASVPDYIDTSLSTKRKGLIGSEIMTHFNFAIDYAHKKLYLQKRTNPNYHTDYDMSGLSIIAIGETLNNYVVTNVREASPAKEAGIMIGDIITYINGVNLQNKNIEYINTLFRSQNKRKIILVLERKNQIIIKEFILKKIL
- a CDS encoding YccF domain-containing protein, whose protein sequence is MKIVLNIIWFILGGAILGLLWFGIGIIWCITIIGIPIGIQCFKFSSLLFFPFGKRIEYDNSSTSLLLNILWLVFGGLKTSILSFLLGILFCITIIGIPFGLQWFKMAKLSLMPFGSSIILET
- a CDS encoding DUF5686 family protein, encoding MKRILFFIVFIPLTSLYAQKTTTVTGKVIESKTGNPIPFVNVVFQNTNIGITTDFDGNFYLKTTQPLPKDSLTASYTGYVKKTKKITIGTEQIIHFELSEEIIALKEIVFKAKENPAFKIIRNSIKNKEKHDKRNLSAYEYDSYTKVELDLNNISQSLGNTTIVNKIKKVLDSIQQMKDEKGSAILPVFFSETISKYHYKKNPLLQYEYILKNHASGPGVNEGSPINQMIGASFQDYNFYQNWVNIVNKEFVSPIADSWKFYYDYELSDTTAIVDNTSCYKIEYYPKRESDLAFRGTIWIDKHTFALKQIDANVDPSANINFIDKIKIQQELQPTTNDGAWLPSKTRVLVDMSEVSANTASMVGKFYVVSKNFVVNKPHPDNFYQRRVVQADTSHEDNKQYWEKSRYDTLTKEEKNVYKMVDTLVQIPIVRTYTEILRGLSTGYINIHKNFDIGPVSYTAAYNNIEGIRIGFGGRTSFNFSRKWEFSANIAYGFLDSEIKYRGQIRYIFNRNPWSEISFIHSKDIQHIWALRENIDFTDLFYTFSKSGTLVKPFYKESNQLTYLRFLGKGKQIKFDYTYEYLNPHSSNNFQYTKTIISDTNTTTTRYSQISISELNAQITFGLDDALISNGNRIRTNINSISTSPRAVITFAYSVGLKILGSTFNYHKFSFKLEKRQKMGVLGLSFFEVNATWIPNKLPYPLLKIQLGSPSPYLYFSYGNNLMSNFEFINDKYIALRWYHSFEGLFVNSIPLIKKTGIRLIFVTNIILGHIAPENFELTKVNKDISVNLKTFNIKPYIEIGYGVENIFKFFRIIALHRLTYINTEEYPNATIFAVKVGYRFTF
- the ccsA gene encoding cytochrome c biogenesis protein CcsA; this translates as MFYNSFLMLQHQNTITIMINTNKTFIEKYVNTKIWKGTTFSLLVYTCIAGLLMPVPRLPILNETIRILHFHVPMWFGMIFLFLASVFYAIKYISTLQKKYDYLSVELANVGFIFGILGVITGMFWAKYTWGEMWSNDPKQNASAISLLIYAAYFVLRGSLTDESLKARTSSVYNIFAFSILIPLLFILPRMSDSLHPGNGGNPGFNAYDLDNNLRKVFYTAVIGWTMLGFWIACIRWRIRIIHSILENKR
- a CDS encoding DUF983 domain-containing protein — its product is MTNTKCAVCNYTFEPEPGFYYGAMYISYMFSVAIAFASSCMVFLFFHSPSNWDYIITITLIILLLSPFNYRYSRIVYLYIWGK
- a CDS encoding DpnII family type II restriction endonuclease, with the protein product MRKILSLTGFANESLKCLITVVRVADNKELSKLLFKEKWTDKQEIEEISEWGDSRITKLIKDNTFFRKGIVNLFFEGSTIPFLAQTLPLFELKKLSISKLKFEIPALIDTLVRYKEKDSYSGKTENNPEFYIATILKDLKIPFEKGDLDELFAKEKVAKRTMDFIIPSKEKPKIIIESLFLVTTSSGQGDKSKTEGSIKNLITKYYPKAKFIGFVDGIGWYVRKGDLMRMVTAYDDVFTFHKNEIERFKKTLKKELK
- a CDS encoding site-specific DNA-methyltransferase translates to MIENYINKILQGDCLDLLKNIPDNSIDMTFADPPFNLKKGYNSYKDSLQVKEYINWCEKWISEMVRITKPTGSIFVHNIPKWLTFYAAHLNTIADFKHWISWDAPTAPMGKILQPNHYGILFYAKNAKELKFYEVRYPHKRERKSTFLAKDYGGKKCLLHPFGPLVSDVWTDIHRMKHNKYRDDHPCQLPLHLLERLILMTTDENDIVLDPFNGTGTTALAAKRLSRNYIGLELDKTYVEITENKLQQEEPNSKVGQFWISFYLDKIVTIRDKDWKYLKEYFYIPPKAEEIDKQPIILQSNVSISTPIKSFTTEQKQAKLPDLFNSKIETIENKAYKI